A stretch of Anaerobiospirillum thomasii DNA encodes these proteins:
- a CDS encoding NAD-dependent epimerase/dehydratase family protein translates to MDRAIVFGANGNLGSAIVNALLSHNVETLALSRHNDRLDCIDSPIFRQAIVDAKDLSMIDGNTLLVNFVKGHDCAFYYTAWKGNERLRDGTLQEQMDNVTYVSDAIVLAAKLGCTKFIYTGTQDEAIFENYLKSEWKTKACPEHDINYMSAKLAARDMNLLISYLNKIDYIHTRFSAVINTNLEGVGFIPNTLKKLMNNEPIPEIVNNNPMEIISIDELAEAYYHLGLKGKNKANYYLGCGDVDTISNLFTRFVAIKDNKDLNSLNLQSTDFSKQLLQEYDPALLYKDTNFKFTKNFTQIAKEIVLK, encoded by the coding sequence ATGGATAGAGCAATTGTGTTTGGCGCCAATGGCAATCTTGGTAGTGCAATTGTCAACGCACTGTTAAGTCACAATGTTGAAACACTAGCACTGTCAAGACATAATGACAGATTAGATTGCATTGACAGTCCCATTTTTAGACAAGCTATTGTAGATGCAAAAGATCTTTCTATGATTGATGGAAATACGCTATTGGTTAATTTCGTTAAAGGACATGACTGTGCTTTCTACTATACAGCATGGAAAGGAAATGAGCGTCTAAGAGATGGAACACTACAAGAACAGATGGATAATGTTACATATGTTTCCGATGCCATTGTTCTTGCTGCAAAACTTGGCTGCACAAAGTTCATTTACACAGGAACACAAGATGAGGCAATTTTTGAAAACTATCTTAAAAGTGAATGGAAAACAAAAGCCTGCCCTGAGCATGACATAAACTACATGAGTGCTAAACTTGCAGCACGGGATATGAACCTACTTATAAGCTATTTAAATAAAATAGATTATATACATACTCGCTTCTCTGCTGTTATTAACACAAATCTTGAAGGTGTAGGTTTTATTCCAAATACATTAAAAAAATTGATGAATAATGAACCAATACCAGAAATTGTTAACAATAACCCTATGGAAATCATATCTATAGATGAACTGGCTGAGGCTTATTACCACCTAGGTCTTAAAGGAAAAAATAAAGCTAATTACTATCTTGGTTGCGGTGATGTTGATACTATCAGTAATTTATTTACAAGATTTGTAGCAATAAAAGATAATAAAGATCTTAATTCTTTGAACTTACAGTCTACAGATTTTAGTAAGCAACTTTTGCAAGAGTACGATCCGGCACTACTTTATAAAGATACTAATTTCAAATTCACAAAGAACTTTACCCAAATAGCAAAGGAGATAGTCTTAAAATGA
- a CDS encoding NAD-dependent epimerase/dehydratase family protein, whose protein sequence is MKSAIITGATGFIGSRLVRYLLANNYKVVALGRVDFSLIDPLRMQKHENLKYIKLEMENIEALFNFKDQFGFDSTDECVFYHFAWSGHKGLSDLSVSGQMKNVIQSVNAYKVANKLGCDKFVHVGTMEEAFGDAYLKLDHHVNNEYNRHVVYAVAKQITRFTLKALQKDLKTKLILVCKSHVLGPNDARDSLLRQTMKMIVNGEKLEFTSGEQTFDVISISDCVKGFESIGLKGKDNAEYWIGSGQPRALKEYLEIMINRYSKGHPHEFGAKKYSDLKLSKETFMPPELYNDTGFKCTQSYEEACDEMYAWFHDNKLVEEN, encoded by the coding sequence ATGAAAAGTGCAATTATAACAGGAGCTACAGGATTCATAGGATCAAGACTTGTAAGATACTTGCTTGCTAATAACTATAAAGTTGTAGCATTGGGACGTGTCGATTTTTCACTAATCGATCCATTGCGCATGCAGAAGCACGAAAATCTGAAATATATCAAATTGGAAATGGAAAATATTGAGGCTTTATTTAATTTTAAAGATCAATTTGGTTTTGATAGTACAGATGAATGCGTATTTTATCACTTTGCTTGGAGTGGACATAAAGGACTATCTGATTTAAGTGTTTCAGGACAAATGAAAAACGTAATTCAGAGTGTTAATGCCTATAAAGTTGCCAACAAACTTGGATGTGATAAGTTTGTTCATGTAGGAACAATGGAAGAGGCCTTTGGCGACGCATACCTAAAATTAGACCATCATGTAAATAACGAATATAACAGACATGTTGTATATGCTGTTGCTAAACAGATAACCCGATTTACGTTAAAGGCACTGCAAAAGGACTTAAAGACTAAACTTATATTAGTATGTAAATCTCATGTGCTTGGGCCAAACGATGCTAGAGACTCGTTACTGAGACAAACTATGAAAATGATTGTCAACGGAGAAAAACTAGAGTTTACTTCAGGCGAGCAAACATTTGATGTAATATCTATTTCTGATTGTGTAAAGGGATTTGAGTCTATTGGCCTTAAAGGCAAAGACAATGCTGAGTATTGGATTGGGTCTGGGCAGCCAAGGGCTCTTAAGGAGTATCTTGAAATTATGATAAATAGATATTCAAAGGGGCACCCTCATGAATTCGGAGCTAAAAAGTACAGTGATCTCAAGCTATCGAAGGAAACTTTTATGCCGCCAGAATTATATAATGACACTGGGTTTAAATGCACACAATCATATGAAGAAGCTTGTGACGAGATGTATGCCTGGTTCCATGATAACAAGCTTGTTGAGGAAAACTAA